A genomic region of Macaca thibetana thibetana isolate TM-01 chromosome 14, ASM2454274v1, whole genome shotgun sequence contains the following coding sequences:
- the SCN3B gene encoding sodium channel subunit beta-3: MPAFNRLFPLVSLVLIYWASVCFPVCVEVPSETEAVQGNPMKLRCISCMKREEVEATTVVEWFYRPEGGKDFLIYEYRNGHQEVESPFQGRLQWNGSKDLQDVSITVLNVTLNDSGLYTCNVSREFEFEAHRPFVKTTRLIPLRVTEEAGEDFTSVVSEIMMYILLVFLTLWLLIEMIYCYRKVSKAEEAAQENASDYLAIPSENKENSAVPVEE, translated from the exons CCAGTGTCTGCTTCCCCGTGTGTGTGGAAGTGCCCTCGGAGACGGAGGCTGTGCAGGGCAACCCCATGAAGCTGCGCTGCATCTCCTGCATGAAGAGAGAGGAGGTGGAGGCCACCACGGTGGTGGAATGGTTCTACAGGCCCGAGGGCGGTAAAGATTTCCTT ATCTACGAGTATCGGAATGGCCACCAGGAGGTAGAGAGCCCCTTTCAGGGGCGCCTGCAGTGGAATGGCAGCAAGGACCTGCAGGACGTGTCCATCACTGTGCTCAACGTCACTCTGAACGACTCTGGCCTCTACACCTGCAATGTGTCCCGGGAGTTTGAGTTTGAGGCGCATCGGCCCTTTGTGAAGACGACGCGGCTGATCCCCCTAAGAGTCACCGAGgagg cCGGAGAGGACTTCACCTCTGTGGTCTCAGAAATCATGATGTACATCCTTCTGGTCTTCCTCACTTTGTGGCTGCTCATTGAGATGATATATTGCTACAGAAAGGTCTCAAAAGCCGAAGAGGCAGCCCAAGAAAACGC GTCTGACTACCTTGCCATCCCATCTGAGAACAAGGAGAACTCTGCAGTACCAGTGGAGGAATAG